One Lysinibacillus fusiformis genomic window carries:
- a CDS encoding CotD family spore coat protein, translating to MFNRKRHHARGPQCCPPQTMPTQFDPPQFLPAEQYVRTNYIHTVVPHVQPAHITTVNKHIFDHQYFFPCTESVVNECCENHTLCGMPPNPCHMPHHHKRMGY from the coding sequence ATGTTTAATCGCAAACGTCACCATGCAAGAGGACCACAATGCTGCCCGCCACAAACAATGCCTACGCAATTTGACCCACCACAGTTTTTACCAGCTGAGCAATATGTTCGTACTAATTATATCCATACTGTCGTACCACACGTTCAACCAGCACATATCACAACTGTCAACAAACATATCTTCGATCATCAATACTTCTTCCCTTGCACAGAATCCGTAGTGAATGAATGCTGTGAAAATCATACACTTTGTGGAATGCCACCTAATCCTTGCCATATGCCACATCATCATAAACGTATGGGCTATTAA